A genomic stretch from Pochonia chlamydosporia 170 chromosome 4, whole genome shotgun sequence includes:
- a CDS encoding alcohol dehydrogenase (similar to Talaromyces stipitatus ATCC 10500 XP_002340502.1), which yields MATCTKYSCPSQSAPLTASPFPIHAPSPTQVQVRIKAIAINPADTKMIDHSHRGTTYPLIPGLDGAGIISAVGSSVTSFKVGDEVLALFAPGDKGGSYQEYALVDEAKVAKKSGLSFEEAASLGVSYFTAVMGLGIGLGMSLPFIPGTVGDGFVPKTVLVLGGSSALGAASILLLRLAVPSCRILATGSKRHLGHITDYLGADVAIDRNSGSLVADIRASTEGGKGIDAIIDTVGAGAEDSSIFEVFESSGPKKYAQVWTGEDEIRVPEGVESVLFRSRDFGLLQGGTNIMQGLQTLLEKGQYKPPLPVRIVGTGINGLNQGLNLMRKGVSGEKLVVSL from the exons ATGGCCACATGCACAAAATACAGCTGTCCCTCCCAGTCCGCCCCCCTAACCGCATCCCCATTCCCCATCCATGCCCCCTCCCCAacacaagtccaagtccgcatcaaagccatcgccatcaatCCCGCCGACACCAAAATGATAGACCACTCCCACCGCGGGACAACATACCCCCTCATCCCTGGGCTCGACGGCGCAGGCATCATCTCCGCCGTCGGCAGCAGCGTCACGAGTTTCAAAGTCGGCGACGAAGTGCTCGCTTTATTTGCACCCGGAGATAAGGGCGGTTCGTATCAGGAATACGCACTGGTAGATGAAGCCAAGGTTGCGAAGAAGAGCGGGCTGTCGTTTGAAGAGGCAGCTAGTCTGGG TGTGAGTTACTTTACCGCCGTGATGGGGCTAGGAATTGGGCTTGGAATGAGCTTGCCGTTTATTCCTGGCACGGTGGGAGATGGCTTCGTCCCCAAGACGGTGCTGGTTCTGGGTGGGAGTTCCGCACTCGGCGCGGCAAGTATTTTACTGTTAAGGCTTGCTGTTCCGTCTTGTAGGATCCTGGCTACTGGGTCGAAGAGACATCTTGGCCATATTACGGATTATTTAGGTGCAGATGTTGCCATTGATAGAAATTCGGGTTCTTTGGTGGCGGATATCAGGGCGTCCACTGAAGGTGGGAAAGGAATTGACGCAATTATCGATACCGTGGGTGCTGGCGCGGAGGATAGTAGCATCTTCGAGGTATTTGAATCCAGCGGACCGAAGAAGTACGCGCAGGTATGGACtggtgaagacgagattCGAGTTCCTGAAGGCGTAGAATCAGTCTTGTTCAGGAGCCGGGATTTCGGACTACTGCAAGGCGGGACGAATATCATGCAAGGACTGCAGACGCTTCTTGAAAAAGGACAGTATAAGCCGCCTTTGCCGGTGAGAATCGTAGGGACAGGAATTAACGGGCTGAACCAAGGGCTGAACTTGATGAGGAAGGGCGTAAGTGGTGAGAAGTTGGTAGTCAGTTTGTAA